From the Actinomycetota bacterium genome, one window contains:
- a CDS encoding response regulator transcription factor yields the protein MAIRVLLVDDHKIVRDGLRSLLAKQLDIEVVGEADNGREGVSLACELKPDVVVMDIGMRDLNGIDAAHRLGIDAPDVRIIALSMHSDRQYVSAMLAAGAQGYLVKDSAFEELASAIRTVQEGRTYLSACIAGVVVDDLVRRMSGLDSGPSGPAAPLSAREREVLQLIAEGSSTKEVASSLHLSVKTVETHRRQIMEKLGIYNVAGLVKYAVREGLASLDD from the coding sequence ATGGCGATCAGAGTGCTCCTGGTCGACGACCACAAGATCGTCCGGGACGGGCTGCGCAGCCTGCTGGCGAAGCAGCTCGACATCGAGGTCGTCGGCGAGGCGGACAACGGGCGCGAGGGCGTCAGCCTCGCGTGCGAACTCAAGCCGGACGTCGTCGTCATGGACATCGGGATGCGCGACCTGAACGGCATCGACGCCGCGCATCGCCTCGGGATCGATGCGCCCGACGTGCGGATCATCGCGCTGTCGATGCATTCCGACCGGCAATACGTGTCGGCGATGCTCGCGGCCGGCGCGCAGGGCTACCTCGTCAAGGACAGCGCGTTCGAGGAGCTCGCCTCGGCGATCCGCACCGTCCAAGAGGGCCGCACCTACCTGTCCGCATGTATCGCGGGCGTCGTCGTGGACGACCTGGTGCGGCGCATGAGCGGCCTCGACAGCGGCCCGAGCGGCCCGGCCGCGCCGCTGTCAGCCCGGGAGCGCGAGGTGCTCCAGCTCATCGCGGAGGGCAGCTCCACCAAGGAGGTCGCGAGCAGCCTGCACCTGAGCGTGAAGACCGTGGAGACCCACCGCAGGCAGATCATGGAGAAGCTCGGCATCTACAACGTCGCCGGGCTGGTCAAGTACGCGGTCCGTGAGGGGCTCGCGTCGCTCGACGACTGA